The genomic interval gcgcagctctggagtataatacaggatgtaactcaggatcagtacaggataagtaatgtaatgtatgtacacagtgactgtaccagcagaatagtgagcgcagctctggagtataatacaggatgtaactcaggatcagtacaggataaataatgtaatgtatatacactgactgtaccagcagaatagtgagcgcagctctggagtataatacaggatataactcaggatcagtacaggataagtaatgtatgtacacagtgactgtaccagcagaatagtgagtgcagctctggagtataatacaggatgtaactcaggatcagtacaggataagtaatgtaatgtatatacacagtgactgtaccagcagaatagtgagcgcagctctggagtataatacagaatataactcaggatcattgCAGTAAGAATGGTTTTGTTTTGCAAAAGACAACTTCACTATAATggatttttattgtacattttttcTGCCAGACAAGGACTTCTCCGCAGCTCACAATGAAGGTCCTGGTATTTCTGCTGCTGGCACTGTCTATAGCTGTggctcacacacagttttttggttggGTAGCAGACACTGGCAGAAATATTAAGAATAAAGTTAGCGATGGCGCCAGATTTGTTAAAGAAGCCGGTCAAGGTAAGCCGTTTTAATgattggttatatatatatatatatatatatatatatatatatatatatatatatatatatatatatcgctctaactacaactcccagcaagcccAGATGTGCTAGGTAAGCAGTCAAgagttcaaacagctgatcggtggggtacGGGATGTCCAATGGTGACTGATCCCAAGAATAGGTCACCAATGTTTCACTcccaacaatccctttaaaaaaaaaaaatttcagccatATGCAGCTTATACGGGGTTGTTCCAAATAGGTTGAAGGATCTCTTTAAGGGTAGACGACTATTCAGCTTCTATTTCCTGATGTGTTGCAGGATCCTGGGACATGGCTCGGGCCTATATGGACATGAGAGAAGCCAACTATAAAGATTCTGACAAATATTTCCATGCCCGGGGCAACTATGATGCTGCGAACAGAGGGAGCGGAGGAGTCTGGGCAGCCAAGGTTATAAGGTACGTGGCCCTATTGGCATGTTGTACATGAAGCTGCAGAGCACTGCTCTATAAACTAtcccactagatggcagtaggGAGATGCAGAGTCCTGCAGCGAAGAGGAAACTGAAgattttgaatgcagctctggctgtgactggagtagacaATGTTATGTAATGTCTGTGCACAAGAGAAAGCATTGTgcttgtatacattatatatacacacacagtacctgTCTGTACTCAGCCTGAGAGCATTTCCATCTTTCCCCAGCGATGCAAGAGAAGGTATCCAGACATCAAGCAGCGGAAGAGGAGGCGAGGACAGCGCTGCGGACCAGAGGGCAAACGAGTGGGGGCGCAGCGGCCGAGACCCAAATCACTACAGACCCAATGGCCTCCCTAACAAATACTAGACCTGAATATAATCTATTAAGATCTGCTGCAGATATATATGTGATATCATTATACAGATTACAGTAATGATGGGAATGTTCCATATCACAATAAACGCCACGTTCTCTGCATTGTCTCCAATCCTTGCGTCTCTTTAGTTTTTTTCTCCTCTATCCTTGCAGGTAAACACATCCTAATTTTCAGACAGACACCTAGAAGCAACCTGGGTCCTGGTGCATTTTGagtctacttaaaggggtattccta from Leptodactylus fuscus isolate aLepFus1 chromosome 7, aLepFus1.hap2, whole genome shotgun sequence carries:
- the LOC142212509 gene encoding serum amyloid A-5 protein-like, whose protein sequence is MKVLVFLLLALSIAVAHTQFFGWVADTGRNIKNKVSDGARFVKEAGQGSWDMARAYMDMREANYKDSDKYFHARGNYDAANRGSGGVWAAKVISDAREGIQTSSSGRGGEDSAADQRANEWGRSGRDPNHYRPNGLPNKY